One window of Kryptolebias marmoratus isolate JLee-2015 linkage group LG3, ASM164957v2, whole genome shotgun sequence genomic DNA carries:
- the LOC108246277 gene encoding uncharacterized protein LOC108246277: MKFLSFLGCGQLILLVSASDVKVKPGDDAVLPCYTPVGAAITVLEWTKLELQSKDYVFFYRNRRPYENYQDRLFKGRVELKDVSSVTDGDVSVVLKNVTREDIGTYKCRVLMSTRDGAHSETTNLIIETDSGNANEPKAARVSKEEPMNGGFGAKDSLLIGVVAAAVVVVAAIAVVVIVLKRHGNRLKLCYNQFNKMDDKHWENPPENSESTQQETAKCMI, from the exons TGAAAGTGAAACCTGGAGACGATGCCGTCCTGCCATGTTACACTCCTGTTGGTGCAGCCATCACTGTGCTGGAGTGGACAAAACTGGAGCTGCAGTCAAAAGATTACGTGTTCTTCTACCGGAACAGGCGCCCGTATGAAAATTACCAGGACAGGTTGTTCAAAGGTCGAGTGGAGCTGAAGGACGTGTCCTCTGTGACGGACGGTGACGTCTCTGTAGTCCTGAAGAACGTCACCAGAGAAGACATCGGAACGTATAAATGTCGAGTTCTGATGAGCACCAGAGATGGAGCCCACTCCGAGACCACCAACCTGATCATTGAGACAGACTCAG GAAACGCCAATGAACCCAAGGCTGCTAGAGTCTCTAAAGAAGAACCCATGAATGGAGGTTTTGGGGCTAAAGATTCTCTACTGATTGGAgtagttgctgctgctgttgttgttgttgctgctattgctgttgttgttattgtgcTAAAACGACACGGCAACAGACTTAAATTATGCTACAACCAATTTAACAAAATGGATGATAAACATTGGGAAAACCCCCCAGAAAACTCTGAATCGACACAACAAGAAACAGCCAAATGCATGATTTAA